In the genome of Siniperca chuatsi isolate FFG_IHB_CAS linkage group LG17, ASM2008510v1, whole genome shotgun sequence, one region contains:
- the recql4 gene encoding ATP-dependent DNA helicase Q4 isoform X3 — protein sequence MDRYNEVKLLLKSWEQGFVKEHHKKPNKEDIDQAPEETRKLYKEYRSLKQAKENSSSDAAGGHAEQSRSTAEVNTTQKESDCWGAHLNRIAQPAFSPRLTPQERDSLNASAQYYGLKLKNNLATLSKERPISLKKSFLLGRVPLNSLKDGQTGQTNSPVSAATKTTSTDPESSPFSPRRVKTCLGSLASKTLQPVEPEELFEPFEPVRESCEEPASAASSCSNNISSKRSTCKVTSSQNQSASSLASSPARSSALLSSLSSPCSVGTSEGHVGATGKLNESIGASGDKEENVETLGSPHGGISSAGVGTLTGLRGSPRCLGGFRGGMGVRGTGGRPSPGSRLSFVDRKWLERCQVFGEMEAEVRPGAGNQEIDLEKSGERERGRETEGKIQGDERVGNEEINAEGLRRDADSGRDEGIKSITSDKIVCDSAPKPALKHTAKGRGGGKEKVKRKGGEEMERGLTPPLMPEDNNETSHKSRGTKKRGRKRQREGESMEGETTEEGGVKKRHRNGKKKEESSDVNPSPAQEGGKKRRAKKKGDEDGNADEEKETKVPKKVPQENLLGEIEEEFGTKRMYRTQSVRARSMKGAEGNFVKINLKKKSHVKGYALRGVGLRKQLYMQKFQLKGEHFGGGGGFFGRGRRGGFRGGFSRQGDTCYKCGGTGHWAIDCKGRAPPPPVPEDPPAEEEPFELPTLEEVARATGTLQPQPLVASPSIDEKRPYQEKEVDSNHKDEVLLNVIRPDYERPAPPPPMEPLYHLKDDGKVQATPTEVYAALRNLGYQSFRPGQEEAIMRILSGLSTLVVLSTGMGKSLCYQLPAYLYAQRSTCITLVISPLVSLMDDQLSGLPAKLKAACIHSNMTMKQREAAIEKVKSGQVCVLLLSPEALVGGGGSGSGCLPSAQELPPVAFACIDEAHCVSEWSHNFRPCYLRLCKVLRERLGVQCLLGLTATATLSTALDIARHLDITDQDGIAVRSAAVPPNLHLSVSMDREKDQALVSLLKGDRFGCLDSVIVYCTRREETTRVAALLRTCLQGVLVKENKQTNSSSQIQNNPVGQRKKELARKKIRKPLKWQAESYHAGLSASERRRVQNNFMCGELRIVVATVAFGMGLDKSDVRGIVHYNMPKSFESYVQEIGRAGRDGEPAHCHLFLDPEGGDLHELRRHIYADTVDYYIVKKLVQKVFPPCKCKQIHQRQQDLVKDVEDSELLEMMDVCDQGSSLNPPTQQDIPVPSTAQEMSHPDAAELPLQEDRDEGKENEEEEEEKKEAQTVEHKEADGLMRHKDMEVKGASDWLRDQEEESSDWPRERVCHTHERAIPIQQTVEALDITEEGVETLLCYLELHPQRFVELLHPTLSVCNISCYEGPRQLQKITKICPPVAVVLARKRMAGERVETCDQLEFDVVEVADTMGWQLPLVKRGLRQLQWSTGRTGGRSGVHVEFSSISFYFRSYGDLSDEEMDRVCQFLHNRVQNQERTQLYQLTACFKAFKSVAFNNVSSCVDYLDESRSLQLKSLLSEYFDKRRDRGHTLTPVDIEELDKYKLSDWENQITADIRSFLANRSDEKFSGRAVARILHGIGSPCYPAQIYGRDRRYWRKYIQFDFNQLIRLATQEIIRFK from the exons ATGGATCGCTACAACGAGGTGAAATTGCTGCTTAAAAGCTGGGAGCAGGGGTTTGTCAAAGAGCATCACAAGAAACCAAACAAG GAGGACATTGATCAGGCTCCAGAGGAGACCAGGA AGCTGTATAAAGAGTACCGCAGTTTGAAACAAGccaaagaaaacagcagcagtgatgcAGCTGGCGGACATGCTGAACAGTCCAGATCTACAGCTGAGGTCAACACCACCCAGAAG GAGTCAGACTGTTGGGGTGCCCATCTGAACCGCATTGCACAGCCTGCATTTTCTCCCAGACTGACACCCCAGGAGAGAGACAGTCTGAATGCCTCTGCTCAATACTATGGCCTAAAGCTTAAAAACAACCTGGCTACACTCAGTAAG GAGAGACCTATCTCACTGAAGAAATCGTTCCTTCTGGGTCGGGTGCCTCTAAACTCCTTGAAAGATGGACAAACTGGACAGACAAACAGCCCCGTTTCTGCTGCTACCAAGACCACTTCCACTGACCCCGAATCCAGCCCTTTCTCACCAAG AAGAGTAAAGACTTGCTTGGGGTCCCTGGCTTCAAAGACACTCCAACCAGTGGAGCCTGAAGAGCTGTTTGAACCATTTGAACCTGTTAGAGAGTCTTGTGAGGAACCTGCAAGTGCTGCGAGTAGTTGTAGTAATAATATTAGTAGTAAGAGGAGTACTTGTAAAGTTACTAGTTCACAAAATCAAAGCGCCTCTAGTCTAGCATCCTCTCCAGCCAGATCTTCTGCCCTGTTGTCGTCGTTATCTTCTCCATGTAGTGTCGGAACTTCAGAAGGACATGTAGGAGCCACAGGAAAGTTAAATGAAAGCATAGGAGCTTCaggagacaaagaagaaaatgttgaaaCTTTAGGAAGTCCACATGGGGGTATTAGTTCTGCAGGTGTTGGAACTTTAACTGGATTGAGAGGAAGCCCTCGGTGTCTTGGAGGTTTCAGAGGAGGAATGGGAGTTAGAGGCACTGGAGGAAGGCCCTCCCCTGGCAGCAGACTGAGTTTTGTTGACAGGAAGTGGTTAGAGAGGTGTCAGGTATTTGGAGAGATGGAGGCTGAGGTGAGGCCTGGAGCAGGCAACCAGGAGATAGATCTGGAGaaaagtggagagagagaaaggggaagagAAACGGAAGGAAAAATACAAGGAGATGAAAGAGTtggaaatgaagaaataaatgcagagggACTAAGAAGAGATGCCGACTCGGGAAGAGATGAAGGGATTAAGAGCATTACCAGTGACAAAATAGTCTGTGATAGTGCACCGAAACCTGCTctaaaacacactgcaaaaggcagaggaggagggaaagaaaaagtgaaaaggaAGGGAGGTGAGGAGATGGAAAGAGGATTGACACCACCTTTAATGCCAGAAGACAACAATGAGACAAGTCACAAATCCAGAGGTacaaagaagagagggaggaaaaggcagagagagggagagagcatgGAGGGAGAGAcgacagaggagggaggagtgAAGAAGAGGCATAGGAATggcaaaaagaaagaggagagctCTGATGTAAACCCCAGCCCAGCTCaagaaggagggaagaaaaggagagcCAAGAAAAAGGGAGATGAAGATGGAAAtgcagatgaagagaaagaaaccaAGGTACCAAAAAAG GTTCCCCAGGAGAACTTGTTAGGAGAAATAGAGGAGGAATTTGGAACCAAGAGAATGTATCGCACTCAGTCTGTCAGAGCCAG AAGCATGAAAGGTGCAGAGGGTAACTTTGTGAAGATAAATCTGAAGAAGAAATCTCATGTCAAAGGATACGCACTAAGAGGTGTAGGTCTACGCAAACAG ttgtACATGCAGAAGTTCCAGCTGAAAGGTGAACATTttggtggaggtggtggatTTTTTGGCAGAGGAAGGAGGGGTGGATTTAGAGGGGGGTTCAGTCGACAGGGTGACACCTGCTACAAGTGTGGAGGGACCGGACACTGGGCCATCGACTGCAAGGGACGAG cccctcctcctcctgttcctgaGGACCCGCCTGCTGAAGAGGAGCCGTTTGAACTGCCAACTCTGGAGGAGGTTGCCAGGGCGACAGGAACACTGCAGCCTCAGCCGCTGG TGGCATCTCCCAGTATCGATGAGAAACGGCCATACCAAGAAAAGGAGGTGGACAGTAACCATAAAGACGAGGTGTTGCTGAATGTGATTCGTCCTGACTATGAGCGCCCTGCTCCTCCACCACCAATGGAACCACTTTATCATCTCAAAGATGATGGGAAAGTCCAGG CAACACCTACTGAGGTGTATGCAGCTCTGAGAAACCTTGGCTATCAGTCATTTAGACCAGGACAAGAGGAAGCCATCATGAGGATCCTGTcag GTCTCTCTACCCTCGTAGTGTTGTCAACAGGGATGGGTAAATCGCTGTGCTATCAGCTCCCAGCGTACCTGTATGCTCAGCGATCAACATGCATCACTTTGGTCATTTCACCTCTAGTCTCACTAATGGATGACCAG cTGTCTGGCCTGCCAGCCAAGCTGAAGGCAGCCTGCATCCACTCCAACATGACgatgaaacagagagaagctgCAATAGAAAAG GTGAAGTcaggtcaggtgtgtgtgttgctcctcTCTCCAGAGGCTCTGGTTGGTGGAGGTGGTTCAGGTTCAGGGTGTCTGCCCTCTGCTCAGGAGCTCCCTCCTGTGGCCTTCGCCTGTATAGACGAAGCTCATTGTGTCTCAGAGTGGTCACACAACTTTAGACCCTGCTACCTAAGACTTTGTAAG GTACTAAGGGAGCGTTTGGGAGTGCAGTGCTTGCTAGGACTCACAGCTACAGCCACACTGTCCACTGCTCTGGACATTGCGCGTCATCTGGACATCACTGATCAAGACGGCATCGCAGTCCGATCTGCTGCAGTGCCTCCTAACCTGCATCTGTCTGTGTCCATGGATAGAGAAAAGGATCAG GCTTTAGTATCCTTGTTAAAAGGTGATCGTTTTGGTTGTCTGGACTCCGTCATTGTCTACTGCACCAGAAGAGAGGAGACTACTCGTGTGGCAGCACTGCTCAGGACCTGCCTGCAGGGGGTGCTGgtgaaggaaaacaaacaaaccaacagcagcagtcaGATACAAAACAACCCTGttggacagagaaagaaagagctgG CTAGGAAGAAGATTCGTAAACCACTGAAATGGCAGGCGGAGTCGTACCATGCCGGCTTGTCAGCATCAGAGCGTCGCCGTGTCCAGAACAACTTCATGTGCGGGGAGCTCAGAATTGTGGTGGCCACTGTGGCATTTGGCATGGGCCTTGATAAATCTGATGTCCGTGGTATCGTCCACTACAACATGCCTAAG AGCTTTGAGAGCTACGTTCAAGAGATTGGGAGGGCAGGAAGAGATGGAGAACCAGCACACTGTCACCTCTTTCTGGACCCTGAG ggtggGGACCTCCATGAGCTCCGTCGTCATATCTATGCGGACACAGTGGACTACTACATAGTAAAGAAACTGGTCCAGAAAGTTTTTCCTCCGTGCaaatgtaaacagatacaccagagACAACAGGATCTTGTAAAG GATGTTGAAGATTCAGAGCTGCTGGAAATGATGGATGTGTGTGATCAGGGGAGCAGCCTGAACCCTCCCACTCAGCAGGACATACCAGTGCCATCTACTGCACAG GAGATGTCACATCCCGATGCAGCGGAGCTACCCCTCCAAGAAGATAGAgatgaaggaaaggaaaacgaggaggaggaggaggagaaaaaagaggcGCAGACAGTTGAACACAAGGAAGCTGATGGTTTGATGAGGCACAAGGACATGGAGGTGAAAGGAGCCAGTGATTGGCTGAGGGACCAGGAAGAGGAGAGCAGTGATTGGCCTAGAGAGCGAGTGTGTCACACGCACGAGAGAGCGATTCCCATCCAACAAACTGTCGAGGCTCTGGACATCACAGAGGAAG GTGTAGAAACGCTGCTCTGCTATCTGGAGCTGCATCCCCAGCGCTTTGTTGAACTTCTCCACCcaacactgtctgtgtgtaaCATCAGCTGCTATGAAGGACCAAGACAACTCCAGAAAATCactaaaat ttgCCCTCCGGTTGCTGTGGTGTTGGCCAGAAAGCGAATGGCAGGCGAGCGCGTGGAGACATGCGATCAACTGGAGTTCGATGTTGTCGAGGTTGCGGACACTATGGGATGGCAGCTTCCTCTTGTGAAGAGAGGACTCAGACAGCTGCAGTGGAGCACTGGTAGAA CTGGCGGGCGTAGTGGTGTCCACGTTGAATTCTCCTCCATATCTTTCTACTTCCGTTCCTATGGCGACCTCAGCGATGAGGAGATGGACAGAGTTTGTCAGTTCCTCCATAATCGAGTGCAGAACCAAGAGAGAACACAGCTGTACCAGCTGACCGCGTGCTTCAAGGCCTTCAAAAG tGTCGCATTCAACAACGTATCGTCCTGTGTTGATTATTTGGATGAGAGTCGCAGTCTCCAACTGAAAAGCCTTCTCTCCGAGTACTTCGACAAGAGGCGAGACCGAggccacacactcacaccagtGGACATTGAGGAGCTGGACAAATATAAG tTGTCGGACTGGGAGAATCAGATCACAGCGGACATCAGAAGTTTTCTTGCCAACCGAAGTGATGAGAAATTCTCTGGAAGAGCTGTTGCTAGAATCTTGCA